Part of the Methanomicrobia archaeon genome is shown below.
TCGCAGGAAGCAACGTTACCGGAGCGGTAGCAGAAAGATTAGGAAGGCGATGGATTTCAATAGAGCCGAACGAAGAGTACGCAAAGGGATCGATCGGAAGGTTCGTCAAAGCAGGGATTGAGACAGAAGTTTTTAAGAATTGAGAGTTGTCGTATATGATTGAAAAAAATAATAAAGGACAAACAAATTCAGAATTAAATCTTACTAAATTTGAGCCTAAGCCAGAATACAACACTGAAGATAATATAATAATTCATGATTTCTATTCTCCATGCTTAGCTCTTTCTGTACGCTATGAAAGAGCAGTTGGCTATTTTAGGGCAAATATCTATAGAGAGCTTGGTGAAGATCTACTAAATTTTGCCAAACGTGGCGGTAGAATATTGCTAGTATGCTCGCCAGATATTCCAGTGTCTGATGAAGAAGCTGCGAGAGAGGGGTATGAATTAAGAGGAAAGAGGTCAGAGCTTGAGCAAGAAATTACTTTGTTGTATGTATTAAAGGAAATGTCGAAAGATCCAAAAGAGTATGATTGCTTAAATATGCTACGACTTCTTATTGAAAAAAGTTCAATGGAACTTTATATCGCAACCAGACATGGCGGTATATATCATAGAAAAATGGGTGTGTTTTATGATTCAGATGGTAATTATATAGCCTTTTCGGGCTCTGGGAATGAAACTCGGAGAGCTGTTGGATCTTTTGAAGACTGGGGAAACGATGAGGAGTTTGATGTATATCGAAGTTGGGGGAATGAATTTGAGGCACATAAGGCAGAAACAAAAGCTAGGTATTTTAAAAAACTAATTGCCGGCGGTACAATAAACACTAAGGTTCGCCCTATTAATGAAATAGAGCGAGAAGAGTTAGCGAAATTTCGATCTCATTTAACGTTCGAGGATTGTAGAGCGGGAGCTAGAGCTAGGAACCCCTCTCATATTCAAAGCGAAGAGAAGTTACGTCCTAGCTACGAAGTAGAAATTGATGGACGAAAAGTATCCCCTTTTTACTACCAAATCCAAGCAATCGAAGCGTGGGGAAAAAATAATCGTGTCGGGATGCTATCAATGGCTACGGGAACGGGAAAGACTTATACTGCTTTGTTTGCCGTTTTAGATTTAATTAGACAGGGACGTCTTGTTGTCATACTTATTCCATCAAAAATTCTATTACAGCAATGGTATGATATTGTATTAAAGTTTTTCCCAGAAGTGCCAATTCTTGCAGCTGGGGGAGGACATAATTGGAAAGCGAATGCCATGAAAAGGATATTTGTATCGGATATCGCTAAACCAAGGATTATAATATCTACGATGGCTACAGCATCCTCTGAGGAATTTATAGAGTTTTTAAGCCAAGCAAAAAATCCAATCCTGATTGTTGATGAAGCTCATAGGATAGGAAGTCCAATATTTAGAAAAGTTTTAGATAGAATATCCTTTAAAGAACGTCTTGGGCTGTCAGCCACACCCGAGAGATTATTCGATACTGAAGGAAATTTAGTGATACAATCTACATTCGGAGGTATACCAGTTTACAACTTACCTATTGATGGAAAAGTCAAATTGTCAGAAGAAGATGAGGAAGAGATATCTATATTGGGAAAATTCTTAAGCAGGTACAACTATTATTTTGAAATCGTAAATCTTAACAGGGAAGAGCAAGAACAATGGGACAAAAACACAGCAGAAATAAAAAAATACATAGCCAACAATCCTTCTGTATTGGATTCTAAAAGAGCGTCAAAAGAAAATATTGAAAAATTGGAACTATTATATATTAAGAGAGCTAGAATTTTAAAGAAGGCACAGGGTAAAGTCGAATGTGCCTGCAAAACTATCGCAGAACGCTATCAATCAGAAAGTAGATGGATAATCTATTGTGAAGATGAAGAACAAATGAACACTGTAGCAGAAGCAATACGTAAAAAACATGATAATCTGCCGGTGCTCATCTACCATTCTGACATGAGAGATGCGGAGAAAGAACGGACTATCCAATATTTTGAGCGACATCCGAGTGTTATTGTAAGTATTCGTTGTCTTGACGAGGGGGTTGATATCCCTGTAGTTGATGGAGCGTTGATTCTTGCATCATCTACCAATCCACGGCAATACATTCAGAGGAGGGGTAGAGTACTTAGAAAAGCTAAAGGCAAAAGGATAGCTACAATAGTTGATGTATTGGTATTGCCCGAAAAAACGGACGAGGATGTTTTAATGCCAGTAATAAGAAGTGAATTGTCTCGTGCTTGGAACTTTGCAAAAAATGCAAATAATGCCGAAATTACACATGAACTATGGAAAATAGGGAATATATATGGCGCTGATCTCATTACAGATAATGAAATAGCCCTATCAGAAGAGATGTTGGAGGATTGACTATGGATTTCGAGGAAATGGTTTCGGTGTTGAAGAAAGTGAACAAAGAGAGGGATGAACAAGTTGATGAAAAATTCTTAGAACAAATATTAGCTTTAGTTATAAAGAATCCATTAGATTCTGATAGAGGGAGATGTCAAGACCAGATCATGGAGTTAATAAAGCAGAGAGGAGGTGATTAACATTATAATAAAAAAAATCGAAATGCTTAATTTTGGTCCGTATTATGGAAACCATGAACTCTCATTTCTGAATGATGGCATAGGTATTCATCTTATTAGGGGGGGTACTGGGCAA
Proteins encoded:
- a CDS encoding DEAD/DEAH box helicase family protein, encoding MIEKNNKGQTNSELNLTKFEPKPEYNTEDNIIIHDFYSPCLALSVRYERAVGYFRANIYRELGEDLLNFAKRGGRILLVCSPDIPVSDEEAAREGYELRGKRSELEQEITLLYVLKEMSKDPKEYDCLNMLRLLIEKSSMELYIATRHGGIYHRKMGVFYDSDGNYIAFSGSGNETRRAVGSFEDWGNDEEFDVYRSWGNEFEAHKAETKARYFKKLIAGGTINTKVRPINEIEREELAKFRSHLTFEDCRAGARARNPSHIQSEEKLRPSYEVEIDGRKVSPFYYQIQAIEAWGKNNRVGMLSMATGTGKTYTALFAVLDLIRQGRLVVILIPSKILLQQWYDIVLKFFPEVPILAAGGGHNWKANAMKRIFVSDIAKPRIIISTMATASSEEFIEFLSQAKNPILIVDEAHRIGSPIFRKVLDRISFKERLGLSATPERLFDTEGNLVIQSTFGGIPVYNLPIDGKVKLSEEDEEEISILGKFLSRYNYYFEIVNLNREEQEQWDKNTAEIKKYIANNPSVLDSKRASKENIEKLELLYIKRARILKKAQGKVECACKTIAERYQSESRWIIYCEDEEQMNTVAEAIRKKHDNLPVLIYHSDMRDAEKERTIQYFERHPSVIVSIRCLDEGVDIPVVDGALILASSTNPRQYIQRRGRVLRKAKGKRIATIVDVLVLPEKTDEDVLMPVIRSELSRAWNFAKNANNAEITHELWKIGNIYGADLITDNEIALSEEMLED